In Hyperolius riggenbachi isolate aHypRig1 unplaced genomic scaffold, aHypRig1.pri scaffold_216, whole genome shotgun sequence, a genomic segment contains:
- the CFAP126 gene encoding protein Flattop: MPLRIPPSKLSLTARSADASKRLTDWMEKSDPLISACNGLRPTITGKVSAEIQVPQKVSQCSDQEKREPATKSAEKVSEKPTQRSATASPAGSHRSDRSAPKMQEEEHKPWASKPSSRCEVQKQDQHMDFC, encoded by the exons ATGCCCCTGAGGATCCCGCCCTCCAAGCTGAGCCTAACAGCCCGCTCTGCAGATGCGTCCAAACGTCTGACGGATTGGATGGAGAAGTCTGACCCACTGATCAGCGCCTGTAATGGACTGAGGCCTACGATTACTGGCAAG GTCTCCGCAGAGATTCAGGTCCCACAGAAGGTGAGCCAGTGCTCCGATCAGGAGAAAAGAGAACCTGCCACAAAGAGTGCTGAGAAGGTATCAGAGAAACCGACGCAAAGATCTGCCACGGCCAGTCCGGCTGGTTCCCACAGATCTGACCGCAGCGCCCCCAAGATGCAGGAGGAGGAGCACAAGCCCTGGGCCAGCAAACCAAGCTCCAGGTGTGAGGTCCAGAAACAAGACCAACACATGGACTTCTGCTAA